The proteins below are encoded in one region of Effusibacillus dendaii:
- a CDS encoding multicopper oxidase domain-containing protein has product MIRVILKNSLPEETAIHWHGLHVPNKMDGVPSFTQNAIKPGETFTYKFIAKTYMYHSHFRSIPQIDKEL; this is encoded by the coding sequence ATCATACGAGTTATCCTAAAAAACAGTTTACCGGAAGAGACTGCAATTCACTGGCACGGTTTGCATGTTCCGAACAAGATGGATGGTGTGCCTTCCTTCACGCAGAATGCAATCAAACCCGGTGAGACGTTTACATATAAATTTATTGCTAAGACATATATGTATCATTCGCACTTTAGGAGTATTCCACAGATTGACAAGGAGTTATAG
- a CDS encoding cold shock domain-containing protein: MKGIVKWFCPDKGYGFIRSNSGDDVFVHLREVKKSGMRQLDEGQKIEFELQQSKKGKFAVNLVNLWPI; encoded by the coding sequence ATGAAGGGAATAGTAAAATGGTTCTGTCCAGACAAGGGATACGGATTCATACGTTCAAATAGTGGCGATGATGTGTTTGTTCATCTGCGGGAAGTGAAGAAAAGCGGAATGCGTCAGCTTGACGAAGGCCAAAAGATTGAGTTCGAGTTGCAACAGAGTAAGAAGGGGAAATTTGCTGTCAACCTTGTGAATTTATGGCCAATCTAA
- a CDS encoding DedA family protein has product MIQDLLLRFFADYGYIGLFAALILGIVGLPLPDELLMLFAGFMVSKGELRFVPTVLVALSGSMIGISLSYFIGYRFGFPLLEKYGRRIHLTPEKLEKAERWFSRFGKFTVTFGYFFPGIRHITSLSAGISKWSYGTLFLYAFPGALIWVFTFIPLGIHLQEDWRIVAGIVRKFTWGIVIVVVALAMVGWRIQRRLKKRRAG; this is encoded by the coding sequence TTGATCCAAGACCTGCTATTGCGTTTCTTTGCTGACTATGGATATATCGGATTATTTGCGGCTCTCATTCTTGGCATTGTCGGACTTCCTTTGCCAGACGAGTTGTTGATGCTGTTTGCCGGTTTTATGGTTTCGAAAGGTGAACTCCGATTTGTTCCCACAGTGCTGGTTGCGCTTTCCGGAAGCATGATTGGGATATCCCTCAGCTATTTTATCGGATATCGGTTTGGCTTTCCCCTTCTTGAGAAGTATGGCCGGAGAATTCATTTGACCCCGGAGAAACTTGAGAAAGCCGAGCGGTGGTTCAGTCGCTTTGGCAAATTCACGGTCACCTTCGGTTACTTTTTCCCTGGCATTCGTCATATCACTTCGTTGTCTGCGGGAATCAGCAAGTGGTCTTACGGTACATTATTTCTTTATGCTTTCCCAGGGGCGCTGATTTGGGTGTTCACTTTTATTCCACTGGGCATCCACTTGCAAGAAGATTGGCGTATTGTTGCGGGAATTGTCCGGAAATTCACTTGGGGGATTGTGATTGTTGTGGTGGCTCTGGCCATGGTCGGATGGAGAATACAAAGGCGGTTAAAAAAACGACGTGCCGGATAA
- a CDS encoding multicopper oxidase family protein has translation MNKKKPIIYTIVAVLVLAVVAIYFGNKQVQSAKMAGMGGSMTTPGLQNVSTKPPFDVLTGNKFTLTAKPAKLQIDGQTTKDVWTFNGTVPGPQIRVKQGEQIQVVLKNELSVPVTIHWHGVPVPNSQDGIPGVTMNAVQPGQSFTYQFKADVPGTYWYHSHQDSLNQVDMGLYGSFIVEPKNEPKVDRDYTVVLDEWMPGNGMPGMSHGGMNMGTSQSGSNDSKGSTNMGGMNMDHSNMNMGGNSQSGMNMNSGGSTAKGGHGGMNMGGMDMSGMSDSEMMPLMYTIYTANGKSGSAIQPLQVKKGDKVRIRLINAGYISHPLHLQGHDFKIVSTDGQPVNNPPLVGGQLLNIAPGERYDIEFTADNPGNWLLEEHSKNPGAKGLAIPIMYEGVSGQQAKPDNTEIPVLDITKYGEASKGQFSLNDKFDVEYNMELNTATGPNGMKFTINGKTFPDAPPVNVKEGDLVKVTLVNKSPKDIHPMHLHGHFFQVLSKNGQPVTGAPLMKDTLNVLPGEEYVIAFKADNPGDWMFHCHDLGHAANGMVTEVKYSGYKPNFTVDPNAGNIPE, from the coding sequence ATGAACAAAAAGAAACCGATTATTTATACGATTGTGGCCGTCTTGGTCCTTGCAGTCGTTGCCATCTATTTCGGTAACAAACAAGTACAGTCGGCCAAAATGGCGGGCATGGGCGGCAGTATGACCACGCCTGGATTGCAGAACGTTTCCACAAAGCCGCCGTTTGACGTTTTGACCGGCAACAAATTTACGCTGACAGCGAAACCGGCCAAATTGCAAATCGACGGTCAGACAACAAAAGACGTATGGACGTTTAACGGAACTGTTCCTGGACCGCAAATCAGGGTCAAACAAGGGGAACAGATTCAAGTCGTTCTGAAAAACGAGTTAAGCGTGCCAGTGACCATCCACTGGCACGGTGTGCCTGTCCCCAATAGTCAGGACGGAATTCCAGGCGTGACCATGAACGCGGTGCAGCCGGGACAAAGCTTTACGTATCAATTCAAGGCGGACGTACCGGGCACCTACTGGTACCACTCACATCAGGACTCTCTGAACCAGGTGGACATGGGCCTGTACGGCTCGTTTATTGTCGAGCCGAAAAACGAACCGAAAGTGGACCGCGACTACACAGTTGTACTTGATGAGTGGATGCCGGGCAATGGCATGCCGGGAATGAGCCACGGCGGAATGAACATGGGAACCTCCCAGTCAGGCTCCAACGATTCAAAAGGTAGCACTAACATGGGCGGCATGAACATGGATCACAGCAATATGAACATGGGTGGTAACTCCCAATCAGGCATGAATATGAACAGCGGCGGTTCCACTGCAAAAGGCGGTCATGGCGGCATGAACATGGGGGGCATGGACATGAGCGGCATGAGCGATTCCGAAATGATGCCCCTGATGTATACCATTTACACGGCGAACGGCAAGTCGGGCTCTGCCATTCAACCGTTGCAAGTGAAAAAAGGCGATAAAGTCCGAATCCGTCTGATCAACGCCGGATACATTTCACATCCGCTGCACCTGCAGGGTCACGATTTTAAAATCGTATCCACCGACGGGCAGCCGGTCAACAATCCTCCCTTGGTGGGCGGGCAATTGTTGAACATTGCACCAGGCGAACGGTATGACATCGAATTTACCGCCGATAACCCCGGTAACTGGTTGTTGGAAGAACACAGCAAAAACCCGGGCGCAAAAGGATTGGCGATTCCGATTATGTATGAAGGCGTAAGCGGACAACAAGCAAAGCCTGATAATACAGAAATTCCAGTCTTGGACATTACCAAATACGGAGAAGCAAGCAAAGGTCAATTCAGTCTGAACGACAAATTTGACGTCGAGTACAATATGGAACTAAACACTGCTACGGGGCCGAACGGAATGAAATTTACGATTAACGGAAAAACATTCCCGGACGCTCCACCCGTCAATGTAAAAGAGGGGGATCTGGTCAAAGTGACATTGGTCAATAAATCACCGAAAGACATTCACCCGATGCACTTGCACGGTCACTTCTTCCAGGTGTTGAGCAAAAACGGCCAACCGGTGACAGGCGCTCCGTTAATGAAAGACACGCTTAACGTGCTGCCGGGCGAAGAGTACGTGATCGCGTTTAAAGCAGACAACCCCGGCGACTGGATGTTCCACTGTCATGATCTCGGCCATGCGGCAAACGGCATGGTAACAGAAGTCAAGTATTCAGGATACAAACCTAATTTTACAGTCGATCCCAACGCGGGCAATATCCCGGAATAA
- a CDS encoding response regulator transcription factor, which produces MARILIVDDEQPMRELIQFYLVQNGFETVLAASGKEALSQLLENAYDLMIVDWMMPEMDGLELCQQIRRFSQIPIIMLTARNQLEDKVEGFEKGADDYLSKPFEEAELIARIKALLRRARSQQAEQDPILRYKDLTLNEKSYEVVYRNQVVLLTAHEFELLKFMMKHVGQVLSREQMIENVWGFDFEGDNRTVDSHIRNLRSKLKSAGGADFIKTVWGVGYKLK; this is translated from the coding sequence ATGGCACGTATACTGATTGTCGATGACGAACAACCGATGCGAGAATTGATCCAATTTTATCTAGTTCAAAACGGATTTGAAACGGTTTTGGCGGCTAGCGGCAAGGAAGCGCTGTCGCAGTTGCTGGAAAATGCGTACGATCTGATGATCGTGGACTGGATGATGCCGGAGATGGATGGTCTTGAATTGTGCCAACAAATTCGACGCTTCAGTCAGATCCCGATCATTATGCTGACAGCCCGCAACCAATTGGAAGATAAGGTGGAAGGATTTGAAAAAGGGGCGGATGATTATCTGTCGAAACCGTTTGAAGAAGCGGAGCTGATCGCCCGCATTAAAGCGTTGTTGCGACGCGCTCGATCCCAACAAGCTGAGCAGGATCCGATCCTTCGTTATAAGGATCTGACGCTGAACGAGAAATCTTATGAAGTCGTTTATCGTAATCAAGTTGTTTTATTGACCGCCCATGAGTTCGAGTTGTTAAAATTTATGATGAAACATGTAGGACAAGTTTTGAGCCGGGAGCAGATGATTGAAAATGTGTGGGGATTTGATTTTGAAGGGGACAATCGAACGGTGGATTCTCACATTCGTAATTTGCGATCGAAACTGAAAAGTGCTGGAGGAGCCGATTTTATCAAAACGGTGTGGGGAGTGGGCTATAAACTGAAATGA
- a CDS encoding HAMP domain-containing sensor histidine kinase, which translates to MKNRLLLPHVYHVHHKLGLLFFALFLILILVLGLVLYPLILKFYFQQVVNELIHRGHSYASVLSQDFTPETLHHVEMMEKYSVSSVAVVDAAGAVIAQSQPVTDAKRPYLQPIQNGKKGSYELVAADWINNPYLVAKSPAVLDDKTVATVVMFTPTEPIRSAVQSMQQVLFGITLAALLASALLIFVIAKGITRPLVNMKNAVQRLTHNSYQLSLTIKGKDEIAELNRSLLELADELKHYRTERQEFLAEVSHELRTPITYIKGYADVLSKGVIDDENERSKYIGFIQDATNRLYQLTNELFELIQLDQVNYRVHKQKTDLIQLVKQVVNEMQNGFADSKVALTATYPDKKESIIFADAMRIRQVIFNLLDNARKYTLAGGRVEVEMADLPHEVEITVRDTGNGIPPEALKQIWQRFYRVEKSRSREYGGAGLGLSISKRIVELHNGTIEVDSQLGKGSVFTVRLPKD; encoded by the coding sequence ATGAAAAACAGACTGTTGCTGCCGCATGTATATCATGTCCACCATAAATTAGGACTCCTCTTTTTTGCTCTCTTCCTGATTTTGATTCTGGTTCTCGGGCTGGTCCTCTATCCTCTGATTCTGAAATTTTATTTCCAGCAGGTTGTTAATGAATTGATACACAGAGGCCATTCCTATGCTTCCGTTTTAAGTCAGGATTTTACGCCCGAAACACTGCATCATGTGGAGATGATGGAAAAGTATTCCGTCAGTTCTGTAGCGGTAGTCGATGCTGCTGGTGCCGTTATCGCACAATCGCAACCGGTTACAGATGCGAAACGCCCTTATCTGCAACCGATTCAAAATGGAAAGAAAGGTTCGTATGAATTGGTCGCAGCGGATTGGATCAACAACCCCTATTTGGTTGCCAAATCGCCCGCCGTCTTAGACGATAAAACAGTGGCTACGGTAGTGATGTTCACGCCAACCGAACCGATTCGTTCTGCCGTTCAATCCATGCAGCAGGTTTTGTTTGGCATCACATTGGCGGCTTTGCTTGCCTCTGCTTTGCTGATCTTTGTAATTGCAAAGGGAATTACCCGGCCGCTCGTCAATATGAAAAATGCCGTACAGCGATTGACGCATAACTCCTACCAGTTGTCCCTGACGATAAAAGGGAAAGACGAAATTGCGGAATTAAACCGCTCGCTTTTGGAGTTGGCGGACGAGTTAAAGCATTATCGGACGGAGCGGCAGGAATTCTTGGCGGAAGTGTCACATGAACTGCGGACTCCCATCACGTACATCAAAGGATATGCGGATGTTCTGAGTAAAGGCGTGATTGATGATGAAAACGAGCGGAGCAAATATATAGGATTCATTCAGGATGCGACAAATCGGCTTTACCAACTGACAAACGAACTATTTGAACTGATTCAACTGGATCAGGTGAACTACCGGGTCCATAAGCAGAAAACGGATCTGATCCAGCTTGTCAAGCAGGTGGTCAATGAAATGCAGAACGGTTTTGCCGATTCGAAGGTGGCGCTGACTGCGACATATCCGGATAAAAAAGAGTCGATTATTTTTGCGGATGCGATGCGGATTCGGCAGGTCATTTTCAACCTGCTTGACAATGCCCGAAAATATACACTTGCTGGCGGTCGTGTTGAGGTGGAAATGGCTGATTTGCCGCACGAAGTCGAAATTACAGTACGGGATACGGGAAACGGCATTCCGCCTGAAGCGTTGAAGCAGATTTGGCAGCGGTTTTATCGGGTGGAAAAATCCCGTTCACGCGAATATGGCGGAGCCGGATTGGGGTTGTCGATCAGCAAACGAATTGTGGAGTTGCATAACGGGACAATCGAAGTAGACAGTCAATTGGGTAAAGGCAGTGTGTTTACTGTCAGATTGCCGAAAGATTAA
- a CDS encoding urease accessory protein UreH domain-containing protein — MKWTDFYIWYSQFANSIVGPIAQISRGIPIPILAALLLGLAGATAPCQISTNIGAIGYIARYTGDEQATFRQTFAFVIGKILAYTLIGGTVILLGTKMNVISQNLIPVIGVIRKGMGPLFVLSGLVMLGVFSFRKTVGEGIKNKLLQKVPKQGAWGALLLGIIFSLAFCPTLFLLFFGLLVPLGIQSNGGVLFPAVFALGTALPLLLLAYFLAIGGDALKRKFVRQAGKINRIVVKVVAIIFILVGINDTFLYWML; from the coding sequence ATGAAATGGACTGATTTCTATATCTGGTATTCGCAATTTGCAAACTCGATTGTGGGCCCGATCGCGCAGATTTCAAGGGGAATTCCGATTCCGATTTTGGCTGCGTTGCTGCTGGGATTGGCCGGTGCGACGGCGCCCTGCCAGATTTCAACGAATATCGGCGCGATCGGTTATATCGCGCGTTATACGGGGGATGAGCAGGCCACGTTCAGGCAAACGTTCGCTTTTGTGATAGGCAAGATTCTGGCTTATACATTGATCGGCGGTACCGTAATCTTGCTTGGAACCAAAATGAATGTGATCTCCCAAAATTTGATTCCGGTGATTGGCGTGATCCGAAAAGGCATGGGACCATTGTTTGTGCTGAGCGGACTGGTCATGCTCGGCGTCTTTTCGTTTCGGAAAACGGTGGGGGAAGGGATTAAAAACAAGCTGCTGCAAAAAGTGCCGAAACAGGGGGCGTGGGGAGCTCTCTTGTTGGGGATCATATTTTCGCTTGCTTTTTGTCCCACTTTGTTTTTACTGTTCTTTGGATTGTTGGTTCCATTGGGTATTCAATCAAATGGGGGCGTTCTATTTCCGGCGGTGTTCGCGCTTGGAACCGCACTTCCGCTCTTGTTGCTGGCTTATTTCCTGGCGATAGGCGGCGATGCGCTAAAGAGGAAGTTTGTCAGACAGGCGGGCAAAATCAATCGAATCGTTGTTAAAGTGGTGGCTATCATTTTTATTCTGGTAGGGATTAATGATACATTCTTATACTGGATGTTGTGA
- a CDS encoding TlpA family protein disulfide reductase encodes MERKKWGRLSIGILFAAVLILIVGAGWQNSSKTKGGVSSSADSKSGKSQQEVAAMPRPGYRAPDFTLHDLNGTAVKLSDLKGKKVLINFWASWCPPCKAETPDLVEMSQKYKDKVAFYGVNLTVTDDEESVRRFVSQYQIQYPILLDQDGRVGTQYQTNAIPMTVTIDQNGMIVDRRDGQLSRAAMEGMIQKLVER; translated from the coding sequence TTGGAACGGAAAAAATGGGGTCGTCTGTCGATCGGCATCCTATTTGCCGCTGTGTTGATCTTAATAGTCGGGGCCGGATGGCAGAATTCATCGAAAACAAAGGGTGGGGTTTCTTCCTCTGCCGATTCAAAGTCTGGCAAATCGCAGCAGGAAGTTGCCGCGATGCCCCGGCCGGGTTATCGGGCACCTGATTTTACATTGCACGATCTGAACGGGACTGCTGTGAAGTTAAGCGACCTGAAAGGCAAAAAAGTTTTGATCAACTTCTGGGCTTCCTGGTGTCCGCCTTGCAAAGCGGAAACACCGGATTTGGTCGAAATGAGTCAGAAATACAAGGATAAAGTTGCTTTTTACGGTGTCAATCTGACAGTGACGGATGATGAGGAATCGGTTAGAAGGTTTGTCAGTCAGTATCAGATCCAATATCCGATTTTGTTGGATCAGGATGGTCGGGTGGGAACACAGTATCAGACCAACGCCATTCCGATGACTGTCACAATCGATCAAAATGGTATGATTGTGGACCGACGCGACGGACAATTGTCACGGGCAGCGATGGAAGGCATGATACAGAAACTGGTAGAGAGGTAA
- a CDS encoding four-helix bundle copper-binding protein: protein MPEATTMNMTAMQSCIETCNTCVEACEACLTACLNEADMQARTRCIQLLRDCADICSMASRFMSRNSEYAHQLCNLCATICDACATECAKFQDAHCQKCAEACRKCAENCRKMTA from the coding sequence ATGCCCGAAGCAACAACGATGAACATGACGGCCATGCAATCCTGTATCGAAACTTGCAATACTTGCGTAGAGGCTTGTGAAGCATGTTTGACCGCTTGTCTCAATGAAGCTGACATGCAAGCGAGAACGCGTTGCATCCAGCTTTTGCGCGACTGTGCGGACATCTGCTCCATGGCATCTCGGTTCATGTCCCGCAACAGCGAGTATGCCCATCAACTCTGCAATCTCTGCGCAACCATCTGTGACGCTTGTGCAACCGAATGTGCAAAGTTCCAGGACGCTCACTGCCAGAAATGTGCAGAAGCATGCCGTAAGTGCGCGGAGAATTGTCGTAAGATGACAGCGTAA
- a CDS encoding multicopper oxidase family protein produces the protein MIVAPNLSFLPFQTYYGIKRFHLIAEEIHQTLTKGVTIRAWGYNGSTPGPVILINEGDRVQIALENRLPEATSIHWHGLVVPESVDGVPDIGAGPVVKSGETYVYDFVVNQAGTYMYHSHAIDAKQEMMGLVGMLVSLPRNRKLSDREYLILLQEWSVKTGKQMADMQMGGMQMGDTQMRQMDMKPAVSEPASGIFDIDPTSMDFNYFTMNGKAYPATAPLPVKYGETVRIRLANLSMDSHPMHLHGHVFQVVESDGMPLSIPYYKNTINVAPGETYDIEFKANNPGTWAFHCHKPHHMTNEHQSDMGGMFTIVRYTR, from the coding sequence ATGATTGTGGCGCCCAATTTATCCTTCCTCCCGTTTCAAACGTATTACGGGATTAAACGATTTCATCTGATTGCGGAAGAGATTCACCAAACCTTGACAAAGGGGGTAACCATTCGTGCTTGGGGATATAATGGTTCAACACCCGGTCCGGTCATTCTCATCAACGAAGGGGACCGCGTCCAGATTGCACTGGAAAATCGCCTGCCAGAAGCAACCTCCATCCATTGGCACGGACTTGTGGTTCCTGAATCGGTCGATGGCGTACCTGATATTGGTGCCGGTCCGGTTGTAAAGTCTGGTGAAACGTACGTATATGATTTTGTAGTGAACCAGGCTGGCACGTACATGTACCACTCCCACGCAATCGACGCCAAGCAGGAGATGATGGGCTTGGTGGGCATGCTGGTTTCACTCCCGCGCAACCGCAAACTGTCCGATCGCGAGTATCTGATCCTGCTGCAGGAATGGAGTGTAAAAACGGGAAAACAAATGGCCGACATGCAGATGGGTGGAATGCAAATGGGCGATACGCAAATGAGGCAAATGGACATGAAGCCCGCTGTTTCCGAACCAGCATCGGGTATTTTTGATATTGACCCGACCAGCATGGATTTTAACTATTTTACGATGAACGGCAAAGCATACCCGGCTACAGCCCCTCTCCCTGTAAAATACGGGGAAACGGTTCGAATCCGGCTGGCCAACCTGAGTATGGACTCCCATCCAATGCACCTGCATGGGCACGTATTTCAAGTCGTTGAATCGGACGGTATGCCCCTATCGATCCCCTACTACAAAAACACGATCAATGTAGCTCCCGGGGAAACGTACGATATTGAATTTAAGGCCAATAACCCTGGTACTTGGGCGTTTCACTGTCACAAACCGCATCATATGACAAATGAACATCAATCCGACATGGGAGGGATGTTTACCATCGTGCGGTACACCAGGTGA
- a CDS encoding response regulator transcription factor, whose protein sequence is MNKVRVLVVDDEWNMRNLLRIYLAKNGFEVTDATNGEEALEWIGKQSFDLVVLDVMMPNMDGWQVCSKIRETENIPILMLTARTETKDKVHGLRLGADDYLTKPFDPEELVARVFALLRRSRVTETDDSQARTILHPDLKIDLEGRKVLVKNKPVEFTPKEFDLLYVLAANPQRVFTRDNLLERIWDLDYLGDVRTIDTHVKNVREKVRRAGLSYVPIQTVWGVGYKFQEPEDSR, encoded by the coding sequence ATGAACAAGGTACGAGTGCTTGTCGTTGATGATGAATGGAATATGCGAAACCTGCTGCGAATTTATCTTGCAAAGAACGGGTTTGAAGTGACAGATGCGACAAATGGAGAGGAAGCGCTGGAATGGATCGGCAAACAATCCTTTGATTTGGTGGTTTTGGATGTAATGATGCCGAATATGGACGGATGGCAGGTCTGCAGCAAGATCCGCGAGACAGAAAATATCCCGATTTTAATGCTGACGGCCCGTACGGAAACGAAAGACAAGGTGCATGGACTGCGGCTTGGGGCGGATGATTATCTAACGAAGCCGTTCGATCCGGAAGAGTTGGTCGCCCGTGTATTCGCTTTGTTAAGAAGAAGCCGTGTGACGGAAACTGACGATTCACAGGCGAGAACAATCCTGCATCCGGATTTGAAAATTGATCTGGAAGGCCGTAAGGTGTTAGTAAAAAATAAACCTGTCGAATTTACGCCAAAAGAATTTGACCTTCTGTATGTGCTGGCCGCCAATCCGCAGCGAGTATTCACCCGCGACAATCTGCTGGAAAGGATCTGGGATCTCGACTATTTGGGAGACGTCCGGACAATCGATACACATGTCAAAAATGTACGGGAAAAAGTCAGAAGGGCAGGCTTGTCTTATGTTCCGATTCAGACCGTGTGGGGGGTCGGGTACAAATTTCAAGAACCTGAGGACAGCAGATGA
- a CDS encoding sensor histidine kinase, whose amino-acid sequence MRWNRIVFKISGLILLLFFVVLLPLEFVMDRIFTGFYAGQVQSEIDRLAGRYAQSIAASGEMMTVSMIEMMAGFSDIKLYITDSDGQVVANSGVPGMPKGSVLPDADRKTLLAGGTVHKEYEDPVLKTRFLVSGKPIMAGTHFYGSVYVLASVEGIDQSLTKVRGLIILSGIGAVFLALGFTYVLSRKLSDPLVQMEQATRRIAKGDLNARVEVLSRDEVGSLAHAINDLAKDLQMYRDTRSEFFANISHELRTPVTYLEGYAKVLKEGLYQTEQEKEQYLDIMYQESLRLSRLIHDLSELSKMEEGKIELQLEWIDLGEVLENSLRKTALKARQKGLLINRHMEGDLPLVYADGLRMEQIFINLIDNAVRYTEAGSIQIQLKRIEPNQLMVTVADTGMGISESELPHIFERFYRVEKSRSREYGGSGLGLAIVKNLVELQGGTITVSSQEGLGTCFEMRFPTESDNQTGEGSA is encoded by the coding sequence ATGAGATGGAACCGAATCGTTTTTAAAATAAGCGGTCTCATTTTGCTTCTTTTCTTTGTTGTGCTGCTGCCTTTGGAATTTGTTATGGACCGGATCTTTACCGGATTCTATGCAGGTCAAGTCCAATCGGAAATCGACCGGCTGGCAGGCCGATATGCGCAATCTATTGCTGCTTCCGGTGAGATGATGACGGTTAGCATGATTGAAATGATGGCCGGATTTTCCGATATTAAACTGTATATTACCGATTCGGATGGACAAGTAGTTGCGAATTCCGGTGTACCAGGCATGCCGAAAGGAAGCGTTTTGCCTGATGCAGACAGGAAAACGTTGTTGGCTGGCGGAACGGTACATAAAGAGTATGAAGATCCCGTATTGAAAACCCGGTTCCTCGTATCTGGAAAACCGATCATGGCTGGAACCCACTTTTACGGGAGTGTATATGTGCTGGCATCTGTGGAAGGGATTGACCAATCACTCACAAAAGTGCGAGGGCTGATCATTCTTTCCGGTATCGGGGCCGTTTTTTTGGCACTCGGATTCACGTATGTCCTTTCGCGCAAATTGTCCGATCCGCTGGTTCAGATGGAGCAGGCTACTCGGCGGATCGCGAAAGGAGATTTGAACGCACGGGTGGAAGTGCTGTCTCGGGATGAGGTGGGTTCGCTTGCACACGCGATTAATGATTTGGCAAAGGATTTGCAGATGTATCGTGACACTCGGAGCGAGTTTTTTGCCAACATTTCCCATGAGTTGCGAACGCCGGTAACCTATCTGGAAGGATATGCAAAAGTGTTGAAAGAAGGTCTGTACCAGACAGAGCAGGAGAAGGAACAGTACCTGGATATCATGTATCAGGAATCGCTCCGGTTGTCCCGGCTGATTCATGACCTGTCCGAGCTTTCCAAGATGGAAGAAGGAAAAATCGAACTGCAGCTGGAGTGGATTGATCTGGGAGAAGTTCTGGAAAACTCGCTTCGCAAAACGGCCTTGAAAGCGAGACAAAAAGGGCTTTTAATAAATAGGCACATGGAAGGCGATTTGCCGTTGGTTTATGCGGACGGTTTACGAATGGAACAGATTTTTATCAATCTGATTGACAATGCGGTTCGATATACGGAAGCAGGCAGTATTCAAATCCAACTGAAACGGATTGAGCCAAATCAATTGATGGTTACGGTGGCGGACACTGGCATGGGGATTTCGGAAAGCGAACTTCCCCATATTTTTGAACGGTTTTATCGGGTTGAAAAATCCCGTTCCAGAGAGTATGGTGGAAGCGGATTGGGATTGGCGATTGTCAAAAATTTGGTTGAACTGCAAGGCGGAACCATCACGGTATCCAGTCAGGAGGGACTTGGCACCTGTTTTGAGATGCGGTTTCCCACTGAATCTGACAATCAAACGGGGGAGGGGTCCGCGTGA